Genomic window (Taeniopygia guttata chromosome 32, bTaeGut7.mat, whole genome shotgun sequence):
CACGTCCTGCTCTAGCAGGGGGtgttgctgagcagggctttgaGGGTCAGGCTGTGAATGTGCCAAGGGACAGAGAAGGGACCTGGGAGATCCCTCTCCACTCCCAAGTGTGAGGCAGAAGAGTCTCACCCTCTGGTGGGTGCCTCTGGTGGGACTGAGGCACCTGTGTGGTGCCCCAGTGCTGtggcagctgaggcagcttCCTGGCCCAGGAGAGCCTCAGTGGGCCCTgagggtcaggaaccccccagcactgctgaggggCTCCTGGTGCACAGGAGCTCTTGGCTCCTGGGCCAGGTGTGGGATGTGTTCTGCCCCAGAACTTGCTCAGGGCAGtattggagttttttggggaaAGATCCTTGTTAAATgtcctgtttttctgtttgaatttcttttcatgTGTACCTGATGTGCAGCAACTGTGTATGGTGGCAGTCGGGCTAAGAAAGGCAGATCAAAGATATTCAAAGGAGTAGAAATGATAATTGAAAGTATCAGTAAGTGTGCTGGATCCCATTGCTCTTGTCAGAGGCCATCCTTGGGAACccttgggatgggatgggatgggatgggctgggatgggatgggatgggaggggatgggatgggatgggatgggatgggatgggatgggatgggatgtgtTATTCCTGGCCCAGGAGAGCCTCAGTGGGCCCTGAGGATCAGGaaccccccagcactgctgaggggCTCCTGGTGCACAGGAGCTCTTGGCTCCTGGGCCAGGTGTGGGATGTGTTCTGCCCCAGAACCTGCTCAGGGCAGTcctggagttttttggggtaaaatccTTGTTAAATatcctgtttttctgtttgattttataTTCATGTGTACCTGATGTCCAGTATCTGCGGTTGCTAGGAGTGTGATTGAGAAAATCCTAGAAATTACGTTCTATGAATCAAGTAAGTGTGCCGGATCTCATTGCTCTTGTCTGTGACCACATTTGGGAACccttgggatgggatgggatgggatgggatgggatgggatgggatgggatgggatgggatgggatgggatgggatgggatgggatgggatgggatgtgtTATCCCTGAGAGAAGTGAGGCCAGTGAAGGTCTCTCCCCTGGGCACATTCCCTGCAGAACCccttccagagcacagcagaggccTGGCCCTTGGGCTGGGATCAGTTTGGTCAGAGGAGTGACCTCCTTTGGCCAGGGACACGTCCTGCTCTAGCAGGGGATGTTCCTCGCAATTGGTAACGATTTCAAAGACATAGCACATCAATTCTGggatttcctttcctttctttgaaCACTAAAGGAGGAATCTCAACCTGGGCTTAGGTACAGTGACAAAAGGCAAAAACCTTTCTGCAGATGAGTGCCAGTCCTTGCCCACACTGCCTGGAAACTAAACCCTGCCAAGCAGGAAGGAGATCCAGAGGTCTGTCATGCATGCGGGCCTGCTGCTGTCAGATGGAGCAATCCCACCTGTCCATAAATTCCCATTTCCAAAGGCCTCCAGCCAGTCCTTTGTTATATTGCCCATCCCTACACAGATTCCCGGGATCCCAGGGTGCAGAGATGTCCCAGCAGTGGGCtttttccagcctggagaacagCCTGGAGTAGAGgaaaccaaaaaccaaccagaaGAAGCCTCAAAAAGAAACCCTCAAGAAGAGACTTTAAAACAGAGGATTTGCTTGTCCTCAGGCAGGATGGGGTCCTCAGGTCTCCCCATCAGGCGAGCAATGTCAGTGTCCCACTGACACCAATTATTTTCtacaggaaagagaaatgagGAGGAGACCACAAATGCCGTGGAATCTAGGACAGATGAAACCTCTCAGGAGCTCATAAAAACAATGAAAGCCTTGCAGGAATATCTCAAAGAATCACAGGAGTCCGGACAGCGTGAGtgtcagcacagcagagcacagccgGAGGGGAACCGAGGTGAGCAGGGCCATTGCCAAACAGACTTTTTTGTGCTGGGAGCTCTCTCATTGCCTGATACTTGCCAAGGGTCCCCCCTTGAAGTGCTGTCCCCgtccctctccctttccccaccgcccttctcctgctccccCAGCGCTGGTCCCATGCTGGGGCACATGTGAGCTCAGCCTTGTTTCCCTGGTGAGGatctgcagggagaggagcttccctgggcagagcctggaTGTGTCTGTGAGAGCAGAGACCTCTGTCAGGGACATGAAACCAGAGCCTTTGGGTATCCTCGTGTCAGAGAGCTTGTCTGCCCCTCAAGGAGGAATCATTAGTGACCCAGTGGCATTCTTCTTTCTTCACAGGACAGAATGAGGGGGAAAATTCAAGTGCCACGACGATTAGAAATTTCCAGCAGCTCTCACAAAGACTTGAAAGTCTGGAAGAACGTTTACAGCAAATGGTGGAGTCATCATAGCACGAGTTTCAGCTTCTCAGAGCAGACCAGGAGAAGTAACAAGGTGAGCAGGGCCATGATTAAGCAGACTTCCATCTCTCTGAAGGCAAAATCTGCTCTACAGGCCAACCACCCTgtgagctcctgctgctcagctgctcagaggggatggggagggacaGTCTTTACGTGGGTAAATGCCCAAAGAACCTGACTGTAGTCATGGGATGCAGCAGCACAATCCATCCTGCAACTGAAGTCAGGTTTTCTGAGCCTCTCAGCATTTGTGATCTGTGCCCCGGAAACTCTTCTGTGCTGAAGTATTCTCTGCAGGTTCTCAAAGCCCTTTTTGGCCCTCTTGTCTATGGAGAGTGTGTGTAGGTATGGCCTCACATGACCTGACATGTGGTAAGAGGGTCCAAATCCCGCTGCCCACTCACCTTGCTCATGACAGAGTGTTGTCTCCCTCAGATTCTGTCTGGGGAGATGGAGAGAGGTgatccctgctctccatcctgcCCCCCAGGCCTTTGCCAAAGCCTCAGGAATACCCACAGGGCCTGTGATCTTTCCCCACCCTGCTGCAGTCCATCCATCCAATTCAAAGAACCTGGTAAGGAAAgtagctctgcagagaaggacctgggagtTGTGGTGGACAAAGAGCTGTCCAAGAGTCAGCAATGTGCCTTTGTGGCCAGGAAGGCCAATGAGTGCCTGGGCTGCCTTGGGAAGAGCTTTGCCAACCTCCAAGGGAGGGGCAGCCCTAGTGGGGCACATCTGGAGCTCTGTGTCCCGTGCTGAGTTCCTCAGTACAAGAGAAACGtggagctctgggatgggcccaGCTGAGGAACTACAAAGATGATCACAGGCCTGGAGCATCCCTCTggtgaggagaggctgaaggAACCGGGCCTGTTTggtctggagaagaaaaggctaaGGAGGGGATGCCATCAATGGGCAGAAGTGTTTGAAGGTGGATGtcaggaggatggagctgggctctTCTTGGTGGTGCTGAGTAATGGGATGACAGGCAATGGACAGGAacagaaacaaaggaaattcCACCTAAACACAAGCAAGACCTTCATTACTGTGAGGGtaacagcacagggagcagtTCTGAGAGAGGTTGTGGAGACTCCTTCTGTGGAAAAATGCAAAAGCCAACTAGATCTAAATCTGACTGATGGTCCCTGGGAGACCCTGTTTGAGTGGGAGTTTGGACTAGAAGACCTTAAGTGGTCCCTTCCAGTCTTGCCCATTTGGTGATTTGTCAGGGTAGGAGGAGGTTTTtgttcctctctcctctctcgTGACCAGACCTGAGGTAACAGCTGAAACTGTGCCAGGGTAGGCtggatatcagggaaaggttcttccccagagggtgctgaggcACTGAACATGCTCCCCAGGGTCTGGTCatggccccagggctgccagagctccaggagcgcTTGGACAACGCCCCAGGCACAGgatgggattgttggggtgtcctgggtagagccaggagctggaatcAATGATCCCTGTGTGCCCTTtgcagctcaggatattctgtgatcctgtggtTCTTTCCAGAGCCCGTGTGCTCTTGAACCTTGGGAGGTGGACACTTGAGGGAGAGAAGGGCCATGGGATTAGGAGAGCCCCAGAGGAGGAGCTTAAGGGAATCCTGGGCTCAGGCCTTGTCCCCATTCACTGGCTCAGGAGTGCTGAGTCTGTCCTGGTGTGGCTTCTCTTCTGTCAGCTCCAGACAAAAAGCTTTCCCAAAGCTTTCCGTTCCCAAAACTTGCCATGAACAGTGTCCCTTTCCTGGATCATTGAAGATGGGTCCTCTTTGGCAGGGAAAGGAGCCCAGAGACTTCTTGGTCTTTCTGAAGTGCAAAGGCCCAGTGTTATTGCTGAGACAAGGTGTCCCCTCAGGGACACGATCAGTGTCCCAGTGATGCTGGTCCTTCCTctcaggaaggacatggagccTGCCAAGTGTCCCCATGGGCACCTGGAGCACAAACATGGCCTTTGTcccctgggagctccttctCTGTGAAATCCCATCTCCTTTTCAGTCCATGTCTGGCCATTCCCCTGGCCTCTCCTTCCCATCTGAAAATGGAGAGGCTGAGCTCATCTCCCAGCAGCTTTTAGCACTCCTTGGACCCCAGAGAAGCTAGAGCCAGGAGCCCTATGTCTGGGAAAGAGAATTATCACACACCCTGATTTACTGATTCCTTTTGGAGACATGAGAGCAGAACTAGTTAAGAAAACGGAGTGGAGAGGAGGGGAGTGTGGGAGTGGTCTCAGAGCAGATCCTTGGTAGCTCTGTTTGGATCCCCCTGCAGTGTGTGTTAGGGGACACATCCTGAGAAGAATCAAAACCTGGAAATTACTGTGGGCAATGAGCAGATTTGAAGGCACTCTGGAAATCTTGCAGTGGGGAAGTTGCAGTTGGCACCAGGAAATAGTcaaggagcagctgggctgtggtggGGAAGGTGCATCCCCACAGCAGATGGGACCAGTGTAGCCCTGCAGCTACCGCCCCTCCCATTGTATGGCAAACCAGAGAGGTCTGCTGCAGGGAAATCCATCTCCCTTTGTCTCGCTTTGAAAGACAGATGTCTGCCAAGGAAGGCAGCAACCTGCCTCGGAACCAAAAATGTGACCGCCTTCCTTCCAAAGTATAGAACTGCAAAATTATTGGGCTTTCAGGGAAAGACACGGGaaaaggaataacagttctttagtAAGATATATATGTAAAAGAAGGCAAACAAATAACAGTGGCAGCAACAACAAACAGAACCCAGACCCAATCCCAGCCAGAACcacagacccagtgccagccagaaccacagacccagtgccagccagaaccacagacccagtcccagccagaaccacagacccagtgccagccagaaccacagacccagtcccagccagaaccacagacccagtgccagccagaacccagagccagtgccagccagaaccacagacccagtgccagccagaacccAGAGTCTGTCCCAGCCAGAACccagacccagtgccagccagaacccAGAGTCTGTCCCAGCCAGAACCACAGACCCAGTCCCAGCCAGAACcacagacccagtgccagccagaaccacagacccagtgccagccagaaccacagacccagtgccagccagaacccagacccagtgccagccagaaccacagacccagtgccagccagaaccacagacccagtgccagccagaacccAGAGTCTGTCCCAGCCAGAACccagacccagtgccagccagaacccAGAGTCTGTCCCAGCCAGAACcacagacccagtgccagccagagccacagacccagtgccagccagaacccAGAGTCTGACCCAGCCAGAACcacagacccagtgccagccagaaccacagacccagtgccagccagaaccacagacccagtgccagccagaacccagagccagtgccagccagaacccAGACCCAGTCCCAGCCAGAACCACAGACCCAATCCCAGCCAGAACccagacccagtgccagccagaaccacGGAcagtttcaccctccaatccactgtcattTTTGCTATTGTATGGAtagtggagt
Coding sequences:
- the LOC140681177 gene encoding uncharacterized protein isoform X1; amino-acid sequence: MRSPRCSSPARSCFPRALCQVNLMSTETKSSSQHDQEGRTSSTTTVADGILAKKGIAKIFKGIEMVLDESTTVYGGSRAKKGRSKIFKGVEMIIESIISAVARSVIEKILEITFYESRKRNEEETTNAVESRTDETSQELIKTMKALQEYLKESQESGQRECQHSRAQPEGNRGQNEGENSSATTIRNFQQLSQRLESLEERLQQMVESS
- the LOC140681177 gene encoding uncharacterized protein isoform X4, which encodes MRSPRCSSPARSCFPRALCQVNLMSTETKSSSQHDQEGRTSSTTTVYGGSRAKKGRSKIFKGVEMIIESIISAVARSVIEKILEITFYESRKRNEEETTNAVESRTDETSQELIKTMKALQEYLKESQESGQRECQHSRAQPEGNRGGLS
- the LOC140681177 gene encoding uncharacterized protein isoform X2; protein product: MRSPRCSSPARSCFPRALCQVNLMSTETKSSSQHDQEGRTSSTTTVYGGSRAKKGRSKIFKGVEMIIESIISAVARSVIEKILEITFYESRKRNEEETTNAVESRTDETSQELIKTMKALQEYLKESQESGQRECQHSRAQPEGNRGQNEGENSSATTIRNFQQLSQRLESLEERLQQMVESS
- the LOC140681177 gene encoding uncharacterized protein isoform X3; the protein is MRSPRCSSPARSCFPRALCQVNLMSTETKSSSQHDQEGRTSSTTTVADGILAKKGIAKIFKGIEMVLDESTTVYGGSRAKKGRSKIFKGVEMIIESIISAVARSVIEKILEITFYESRKRNEEETTNAVESRTDETSQELIKTMKALQEYLKESQESGQRECQHSRAQPEGNRGGLS